CTTAAGGGCAGTGTTTACACACCTCAACCTTAAACATTTACCAGATCAAGTTTTCGACGCAGACTTCATAATCAAAGATAAATATttacattttgttgttttctagTTATTTTGGCATAATTATAAGtaatattatttgttaatAATATCATATGTTTGTATGATTTTGTAGGTGACAAAATTTGGTGACATTATTAACATCCATCGACCCAAATTTTCCTACAATCTTAAGAGTAGAAATCGTTGGTGGATAATTCCTAACCAGAAACTTTGATATAAAGATAAGTCTTCTACTACTAGTCTACTATATTACTTAATATTTTTACAAGGTTACTATCATTTAGAAGAGCTTTGAAAGCTTTTCTTCTAAACCCAAAAAggttcttttaatttatttactaatgAATTATATTAGGCTcttttattatataattacCGTCATGTATGCACGatcattatattattttcttaatatcGTTTTATCTATTGATACTACTTACTCTGCATGGTTACTATAACAtgtgtgatattgtgatgatTGAACAACTTGTAACATATCACATATGTTACAATGTAAATGTGTTTATAATTTGAATGCTATAAGTATTAAAACATACAATTATTCCTTAATAATGCATGCGGTaattataatttatgttgtatgTAATTATTACATTGAACTGACATTGGTTTTTATGattgaaggaaaataaatatgatTGCCTTGAGGATATGGTTACTATTCATACAGTTGCCTAATTATATATCGTGGGATACTCAGTGTTTGCTCAGTTAATTAGCTCGGTATGTTACCATAATGATTTCTGATTGTCTTTTGAATTTGTGTAGCCTTTCGAAATTGATGGTTACAAATGTGGGGGTGACTAATGTCATCTAAAGGTACACACCAAGACTAGTTGCCTAAATAAATATGAGTGATACTGTCACGTCATTATATATGAGTTTATGGCTTTCAATCATACCCAAAAATGTGGGggtcaaagaaaaaaaagggaaggTTGGCTCTTATGGTCCAATGATATTGGATAACAGAGAATCCAATTGTGATTACTTATTCTTGAGAATATTCAATAAGTTTCATATGTGAGAGTTGATTTTGGCAGATACTCTTACAACCTCTACGCTAAAGACCAAAGCCAGTACATCGAGGGGACAGAGATGATGCCTATAACAAAGGTCAAGAGTGATGGTAACCCAACCTATGTGATTGGAGATCCCATGAAGTTGGTTCATATGGGTAATAACAAGTCACTTGTTGATTAGTGGTGCActatcaaactaaaaatttagaTTCTATCCCTATGATGTAAAAATAGTGCTTTAACTGGAACGTATAAGGATGAACATTGTTCGTAATGAGTACCATAGCCCTTTCATTTCGGTGGTGTGTCCGATTCCAGTACACACGTGATGGACTCACCTATATGAGTGTGGAAGTGGGGCCGCTTCCTATGAGACTTGGGCAAGTCTTCTAGAGTACTCATGAATATCCAGGTAAGGGCGCATGGCCTATTCGTTCCCACCCGCATGACAAGCTTGATAGAGGTTCAATGTGGATAGTAGCTCTCTGATGCACATCGAGAAATTATGGTtcatagaaaatttcattttcaacaaatttcTGCGTGTCATGGCTATCTTATCCTATGGCTAGTTCATAGTCAAACAGACACCAGTTCAGATGCATTGTACTCTCACTCTCCTTTGGCACTCTTCCAGTTCTCTCATTTTATtagaattttcatattttgaaatatgTGGGGGATTATTGGAATTTTTTATGtgatatttcaaaatatttgtgtttagtgtctCTTGATCCAACTGGATTCATATGTTACATTCAAATGGTTATTCAATGccataaatattttcagttaCATGAGTTTATGGCAATTGTGGTAGGTTACAATACtcaatcaaattcattaattcattcattttctatttgtccATTATTCTCCTTAACTGCATGATTTGAAAGTTGTCAGTTATAAGCTTTTATTCTATCATGATTATATCTTCTCATACACTACTATATATACTCTCCATGTCAAGTTTATCAATATATACACAACGAAATATTCATCCTattctctatttttatttctccctAGTCATTCCTCTTGTGAGTCCAACTATGTTATGAGTATGCCAAAAGGAGTATCAAGCGGTTCTAGGATCCAAGTATTGTGAGTGTATGCTTACGAGGATTAACGGTTGTTGTACCCTGGAGGGTAGACGCCATAAATCTGTTACACCGAGACATTGTCTCCGAGGGGCGAAATCTACTCTTAAGGGCAATGTTTACACGCCTCAACATTAAACATTTACCAGATCAAGTTTTCGACGTAGACTTCATAATCAAAGATaagtatttaaattttgttgttttctagTTATTTTGGTATAATTATAAGTAGTATTATTTGTTAATAATATCATATATTTGTATGATTTTGTAGGTGACAAAATCTGGTGGCGTTATTAACATCCATCGACCCAAATTTTCCTACagctttgtgaatagctcggGACAAACCAGAAAGTGGTTAATATATAGTCGGAAAGATACGAATGTCTACTTTCCATAACGGTTTACAGatcatccatatatatttCCTAGATAAAGTTACGGCTGTTTTAGTCCCCGAAGGTCATGCTAtgcgagaatctgattttctgCGCGAACTTCTGTTTTGAGTTCTTAAGCAGCCTTCTTCTCAAGATCAATGTGTGAAGGATCAGTATTGAGGACGATATGGCATGATTTAGATAATCATTGTCCAAtgtcacatttgaagacatgtttaAAAGCATTGATATGCTAAGTTATcaaaacttccgtgattaatgtaagaatcaggaagcgtcatatgattgatgtaagaatTAGTGGGAGATGcaaacttcagggggagtctagtgCTTACATATCATTATCAAAGGTGAAGGGTGCGGTTGTGTCGTATCAACCttgttgtgctctttttcccttATACCAAGActtttgtcccactgggtttttgCTTGgtaaggtttttaacgaggcaaCATCTCATGCCCCGCTTGTCTCATGCAGAGATTATTGATCAACATGAAGTTGTTCATGAATGTGTTTGGTTAAGGATAACTATTTCACATGGCAGACATATTTAAGTCTTTACCTAAATCTGCTTTTaagaaacatgtgaaaattAAAGCATTGGAATTCGATATGTGTGTGCCTTGGTCTAATGCTAGTATTGATTCTGTGTAATGATAGGATACCATgatgtaattccttatataaatagtttctatcaataaataaaatgatgattctctattctctttacTATCTATCATTCTCTCAATAATTCATCCCGAAAcagatatttatttttatagcattgttgttattattaacTTTAGATGAATGTATTGACTGCTTGGTAATTTGGAAATGACGTTTGTCATGGCTAGCATTAGGCCTCATCATGGGCCGGGCTAGGGACGGCCCTACCCTAaattttagggcttagggtaggGTCGGGTAGGGCTTTGACTTGGTCAACAATATTTAGGGCTGGGTAGGGTCGGGTCGGGGCTCAAATATGCAAGCCCTTGCCCGCCCTTAAAGCCCATTTCAGGGCTAATAGGGCCGGCCCTTTGAATAGGGCTAAATAGGGCCGAAAGGGCTGAATATGACGTTATTTTGTTTaacgaaataaattcatgagttttaatttttttcctcaaaTATTACCTCAAGGGATATATGTGATACAAGACcctatttttagtcatatttaacatacatatacattatatttaaCTTAAGACATCTAGAATTATTAATCGAAGtagttatattcatatatttcattaactatctctctaaatcaccaaaaatCTATCGttatttaacaaagaaaaatacaaattaaagaaataaaacttacaagattagttgtattgtataaaaaataagaaacatattaaaaacaatagaaaataagtTATTATTAGGGCCTAAAGGGCGGGCTTTTAGGGCCGGGCTGGGCTTGGCCCTAAAGGGCTCAATAGGGTAGGGCCgggtttcatttgcttgacCTTTGCCCTACCCTAATTGAAAAGGGCTAAGGCTGAGTAGGGCTTCGGCCCTATAGGGTAGGGCTGGTTAGGACCGAAgggccaaatgatgaggcctaGCTAGCATCACCTTAAAATAAACCCTTAACATTCACCAACGTCATCTTCCATTTCCTTAAGAAAATAATCTCACCGTACACTTGTTAGAGAACGTTTTGAGACACACTAATGGACTATCAATTTTTACAATGTGTCTTCGATCTGGGGACCAAAGCAAAAAATCAAAGCAGCTCCTGTTCTGGTTTAATTCACTTGGATCGATTTGTCTTTTAACAATTTTCGGCTAAGTACGTTTAGCATTGCTCTTGAATATTGACGAGAAGCCATTTTCCAATCCATACCAGTTTTCATCATTGCTTTAAACTCCTCATAACTGATTCGCCCGTCCTATTTTACACAAAAAGTAAGTGGCCGGAATGAAGAACTCCTAGTAAGATTAGGACATCAACTTAATATATCCAAAACTAGTTTACTTGTAGCCGGAAAGTAAACTGCCAATAATATTAGCATATACGAAGGGGAATTTAAAGGATGGATTGTGTTTGAGCATTACCTTGTCCAAGTCCACGTCAAATATGATGTCTTGTATCACCTGCTCATTAGCTGGCCCCAGTTGATCATCCAGCAATGCTTCTTTTAACTCATCAAACTCAATATAGTTGCTGTTGTTCTTatcaaaatagctaaaagcttGCGCAAGAAGTTCGTCACTGCTTATCTTTTTCAAGTGAACAGACACCATAACGAACTCGTCACAGTTCAGTGTGCCACTTCCATCGACATCCGCCTTTTAGGTATATCAAGGGAAATTGTTAAATATGATTGAAATAGAGTTGTACAGTGATAGAAAAATTTGGTTAGCGATGGCTGTGAAGAACTATACATTGATGGCATTGTAGATCATGAAGCATATTAAGTTATTAACAAATGCATTTTACTGCTAATTTTAGGTTGAAGATGGTAACAAATTAATGCTCAAACTTCAGAAAAGGTTTCTAGGTAAAAAAATTCAGAATCAATCTTAGAATTGTCgaatttaataagaaaatgaatgaaatatgggaaagaaaaaagaacaaagctaGGTTTCGAGAACTAGCTAGAAACTCACAGCATCAATTAACATATGCACATCAGGATCAGTGACTTGGTGCCCAATCTTGAGAAGACCATCTCTAAGCTCTTCAAAAGTTAAGTCTCCATTGTTATCCGTGTCCATCATGTTAAATATCTGTCTGATTCCTTCTATTTGTTCATCTGGCAAGTTGTCTGCGACCACCTATATAATGACCGAGCATTAACAATGACAGTTTTAtgtggaaaaggaaaataagagACAAATAATTAAACTTACTCTCAGAACTTTCTTCTTAAACTTGTTCATCAATGTGAACTGCTTGATCCTTAATCCGACATTTTCTCCCAGCGGAACATCCGAAACTTCATTTGCATTTCGTATCCAGGGATGATCTTCATAAGTTCATATTGGATATATGCGTGAGAATAATTAATTAGCAACTAAATATTAGATCGCTCGcacttatatatgtgtgtgcgtgtgtgtgcGCACACAGTCATGCATGCATTGATCTGTAAAGATacattacatatataccaaGGACTTCTTCAACTGTGAGTCTGTTGTAAGGATTCGGGTCCAGCATATTCTTCACtaataattttgcttcctcagAAACCTTTTGCCATGTATCCTTCTGAAAATCAATTTTACCCCGAATAATAGCCTGTGCAATTCCTTCTTCAGTTTCTGGAATAGGTATAAACCCAACATTAATATTAGAATAACGCCACTATCTAGAGTTTAtgagaagctagctagcaacaGTCATTGttcatcaattttattttttgtactAAATCGTgtccaaattccaaaaccatTTCTATAAACCCTGCATATTAAGACCACCTAGacccaaatatatatatatatatatatatatatatatatataNNNNNNNNNNNNNNNNNNNNNNNNNNNNNNNNNNNNNNNNNNNNNNNNNNNNNNNNNNNNNNNNNNNNNNNNNNNNNNNNNNNNNNNNNNNNNNNNNNNNNNNNNNNNNNNNNNNNNNNNNNNNNNNNNNNNNNNNNNNNNNNNNNNNNNNNNNNNNNNNNNNNNNNNNNNNNNNNNNNNNNNNNNNNNNNNNNNNNNNNNNNNNNNNNNNNNNNNNNNNNNNNNNNNNNNNNNNNNNNNNNNNNNNNNNNNNNNNNNNNNNNNNNNNNNNNNNNNNNNNNNNNNNNNNNNNNNNNNNNNNNNNNNNNNNNNNNNNNNNNNNNNNNNNNNNNNNNNNNNNNNNNNNNNNNNNNNNNNNNNNNNNNNNNNNNNNNNNNNNNNNNNNNNNNNNNNNNNNNNNNNNNNNNNNNNNNNNNNNNNNNNNNNNNNNNNNNNNNNNNNNNNNNNNNNNNNNNNNNNNNNNNNNNNNNNNNNNNNNNNNNNNNNNNNNNNNNNNNNNNNNNNNNNNNNNNNNNNNNNNNNNNNNNNNNNNNNNNNNNNNNNNNNNNNNNNNNNNNNNNNNNNNNNNNNNNNNNNNNNNNNNNNNNNNNNNNNNNNNNNNNNNNNNNNNNNNNNNNNNNNNNNNNNNNNNNNNNNNNNNNNNNNNNNNNNNNNNNNNNNNNNNNNNNNNNNNNNNNNNNNNNNNNNNNNNNNNNNNNNNNNNNNNNNNNNNNNNNNNNNNNNNNNNNNNNNNNNNNNNNNNNNNNNNNNNNNNNNNNNNNNNNNNNNNNNNNNNNNNNNNNNNNNNNNNNNNNNNNNNNNNNNNNNNNNNNNNNNNNNNNNNNNNNNNNNNNNNNNNNNNNNNNNNNNNNNNNNNNNNNNNNNNNNNNNNNNNNNNNNNNNNNNNNNNNNNNNNNNNNNNNNNNNNNNNNNNNNNNNNNNNNNNNNNNNNNNNNNNNNNNNNNNNNNNNNNNNNNNNNNNNNNNNNNNNNNNNNNNNNNNNNNNNNNNNNNNNNNNNNNNNNNNNNNNNNNNNNNNNNNNNNNNNNNNNNNNNNNNNNNNNNNNNNNNNNNNNNNNNNNNNNNNNNNNNNNNNNNNNNNNNNNNNNNNNNNNNNNNNNNNNNNNNNNNNNNNNNNNNNNNNNNNNNNNNNNNNNNNNNNNNNNNNNNNNNNNNNNNNNNNNNNNNNNNNNNNNNNNNNNNNNNNNNNNNNNNNNNNNNNNNNNNNNNNNNNNNNNNNNNNNNNNNNNNNNNNNNNNNNNNNNNNNNNNNNNNNNNNNNNNNNNNNNNNNNNNNNNNNNNNNNNNNNNNNNNNNNNNNNNNNNNNNNNNNNNNNNNNNNNNNNNNNNNNNNNNNNNNNNNNNNNNNNNNNNNNNNNNNNNNNNNNNNNNNNNNNNNNNNNNNNNNNNNNNNNNNNNNNNNNNNNNNNNNNNNNNNNNNNNNNNNNNNNNNNNNNNNNNNNNNNNNNNNNNNNNNNNNNNNNNNNNNNNNNNNNNNNNNNNNNNNNNNNNNNNNNNNNNNNNNNNNNNNNNNNNNNNNNNNNNNNNNNNNNNNNNNNNNNNNNNNNNNNNNNNNNNNNNNNNNNNNNNNNNNNNNNNNNNNNNNNNNNNNNNNNNNNNNNNNNNNNNNNNNNNNNNNNNNNNNNNNNNNNNNNNNNNNNNNNNNNNNNNNNNNNNNNNNNNNNNNNNNNNNNNNNNNNNNNNNNNNNNNNNNNNNNNNNNNNNNNNNNNNNNNNNNNNNNNNNNNNNNNNNNNNNNNNNNNNNNNNNNNNNNNNNNNNNNNNNNNNNNNNNNNNNNNNNNNNNNNNNNNNNNNNNNNNNNNNNNNNNNNNNNNNNNNNNNNNNNNNNNNNNNNNNNNNNNNNNNNNNNNNNNNNNNNNNNNNNNNNNNNNNNNNNNNNNNNNNNNNNNNNNNNNNNNNNNNNNNNNNNNNNNNNNNNNNNNNNNNNNNNNNNNNNNNNNNNNNNNNNNNNNNNNNNNNNNNNNNNNNNNNNNNNNNNNNNNNNNNNNNNNNNNNNNNNNNNNNNNNNNNNNNNNNNNNNNNNNNNNNNNNNNNNNNNNNNNNNNNNNNNNNNNNNNNNNNNNNNNNNNNNNNNNNNNNNNNNNNNNNNNNNNNNNNNNNNNNNNNNNNNNNNNNNNNNNNNNNNNNNNNNNNNNNNNNNNNNNNNNNNNNNNNNNNNNNNNNNNNNNNNNNNNNNNNNNNNNNNNNNNNNNNNNNNNNNNNNNNNNNNNNNNNNNNNNNNNNNNNNNNNNNNNNNNNNNNNNNNNNNNNNNNNNNNNNNNNNNNNNNNNNNNNNNNNNNNNNNNNNNNNNNNNNNNNNNNNNNNNNNNNNNNNNNNNNNNNNNNNNNNNNNNNNNNNNNNNNNNNNNNNNNNNNNNNNNNNNNNNNNNNNNNNNNNNNNNNNNNNNNNNNNNNNNNNNNNNNNNNNNNNNNNNNNNNNNNNNNNNNNNNNNNNNNNNNNNNNNNNNNNNNNNNNNNNNNNNNNNNNNNNNNNNNNNNNNNNNNNNNNNNNNNNNNNNNNNNNNNNNNNNNNNNNNNNNNNNNNNNNNNNNNNNNNNNNNNNNNNNNNNNNNNNNNNNNNNNNNNNNNNNNNNNNNNNNNNNNNNNNNNNNNNNNNNNNNNNNNNNNNNNNNNNNNNNNNNNNNNNNNNNNNNNNNNNNNNNNNNNNNNNNNNNNNNNNNNNNNNNNNNNNNNNNNNNNNNNNNNNNNNNNNNNNNNNNNNNNNNNNNNNNNNNNNNNNNNNNNNNNNNNNNNNNNNNNNNNNNNNNNNNNNNNNNNNNNNNNNNNNNNNNNNNNNNNNNNNNNNNNNNNNNNNNNNNNNNNNNNNNNNNNNNNNNNNNNNNNNNNNNNNNNNNNNNNNNNNNNNNNNNNNNNNNNNNNNNNNNNNNNNNNNNNNNNNNNNNNNNNNNNNNNNNNNNNNNNNNNNNNNNNNNNNNNNNNNNNNNNNNNNNNNNNNNNNNNNNNNNNNNNNNNNNNNNNNNNNNNNNNNNNNNNNNNNNNNNNNNNNNNNNNNNNNNNNNNNNNNNNNNNNNNNNNNNNNNNNNNNNNNNNNNNNNNNNNNNNNNNNNNNNNNNNNNNNNNNNNNNNNNNNNNNNNNNNNNNNNNNNNNNNNNNNNNNNNNNNNNNNNNNNNNNNNNNNNNNNNNNNNNNNNNNNNNNNNNNNNNNNNNNNNNNNNNNNNNNNNNNNNNNNNNNNNNNNNNNNNNNNNNNNNNNNNNNNNNNNNNNNNNNNNNNNNNNNNNNNNNNNNNNNNNNNNNNNNNNNNNNNNNNNNNNNNNNNNNNNNNNNNNNNNNNNNNNNNNNNNNNNNNNNNNNNNNNNNNNNNNNNNNNNNNNNNNNNNNNNNNNNNNNNNNNNNNNNNNNNNNNNNNNNNNNNNNNNNNNNNNNNNNNNNNNNNNNNNNNNNNNNNNNNNNNNNNNNNNNNNNNNNNNNNNNNNNNNNNNNNNNNNNNNNNNNNNNNNNNNNNNNNNNNNNNNNNNNNNNNNNNNNNNNNNNNNNNNNNNNNNNNNNNNNNNNNNNNNNNNNNNNNNNNNNNNNNNNNNNNNNNNNNNNNNNNNNNNNNNNNNNNNNNNNNNNNNNNNNNNNNNNNNNNNNNNNNNNNNNNNNNNNNNNNNNNNNNNNNNNNNNNNNNNNNNNNNNNNNNNNNNNNNNNNNNNNNNNNNNNNNNNNNNNNNNNNNNNNNNNNNNNNNNNNNNNNNNNNNNNNNNNNNNNNNNNNNNNNNNNNNNNNNNNNNNNNNNNNNNNNNNNNNNNNNNNNNNNNNNNNNNNNNNNNNNNNNNNNNNNNNNNNNNNNNNNNNNNNNNNNNNNNNNNNNNNNNNNNNNNNNNNNNNNNNNNNNNNNNNNNNNNNNNNNNNNNNNNNNNNNNNNNNNNNNNNNNNNNNNNNNNNNNNNNNNNNNNNNNNNNNNNNNNNNNNNNNNNNNNNNNNNNNNNNNNNNNNNNNNNNNNNNNNNNNNNNNNNNNNNNNNNNNNNNNNNNNNNNNNNNNNNNNNNNNNNNNNNNNNNNNNNNNNNNNNNNNNNNNNNNNNNNNNNNNNNNNNNNNNNNNNNNNNNNNNNNNNNNNNNNNNNNNNNNNNNNNNNNNNNNNNNNNNNNNNNNNNNNNNNNNNNNNNNNNNNNNNNNNNNNNNNNNNNNNNNNNNNNNNNNNNNNNNNNNNNNNNNNNNNNNNNNNNNNNNNNNNNNNNNNNNNNNNNNNNNNNNNNNNNNNNNNNNNNNNNNNNNNNNNNNNNNNNNNNNNNNNNNNNNNNNNNNNNNNNNNNNNNNNNNNNNNNNNNNNNNNNNNNNNNNNNNNNNNNNNNNNNNNNNNNNNNNNNNNNNNNNNNNNNNNNNNNNNNNNNNNNNNNNNNNNNNNNNNNNNNNNNNNNNNNNNNNNNNNNNNNNNNNNNNNNNNNNNNNNNNNNNNNNNNNNNNNNNNNNNNNNNNNNNNNNNNNNNNNNNNNNNNNNNNNNNNNNNNNNNNNNNNNNNNNNNNNNNNNNNNNNNNNNNNNNNNNNNNNNNNNNNNNNNNNNNNNNNNNNNNNNNNNNNNNNNNNNNNNNNNNNNNNNNNNNNNNNNNNNNNNNNNNNNNNNNNNNNNNNNNNNNNNNNNNNNNNNNNNNNNNNNNNNNNNNNNNNNNNNNNNNNNNNNNNNNNNNNNNNNNNNNNNNNNNNNNNNNNNNNNNNNNNNNNNNNNNNNNNNNNNNNNNNNNNNNNNNNNNNNNNNNNNNNNNNNNNNNNNNNNNNNNNNNNNNNNNNNNNNNNNNNNNNNNNNNNNNNNNNNNNNNNNNNNNNNNNNNNNNNNNNNNNNNNNNNNNNNNNNNNNNNNNNNNNNNNNNNNNNNNNNNNNNNNNNNNNNNNNNNNNNNNNNNNNNNNNNNNNNNNNNNNNNNNNNNNNNNNNNNNNNNNNNNNNNNNNNNNNNNNNNNNNNNNNNNNNNNNNNNNNNNNNNNNNNNNNNNNNNNNNNNNNNNNNNNNNNNNNNNNNNNNNNNNNNNNNNNNNNNNNNNNNNNNNNNNNNNNNNNNNNNNNNNNNNNNNNNNNNNNNNNNNNNNNNNNNNNNNNNNNNNNNNNNNNNNNNNNNNNNNNNNNNNNNNNNNNNNNNNNNNNNNNNNNNNNNNNNNNNNNNNNNNNNNNNNNNNNNNNNNNNNNNNNNNNNNNNNNNNNNNNNNNNNNNNNNNNNNNNNNNNNNNNNNNNNNNNNNNNNNNNNNNNNNNNNNNNNNNNNNNNNNNNNNNNNNNNNNNNNNNNNNNNNNNNNNNNNNNNNNNNNNNNNNNNNNNNNNNNNNNNNNNNNNNNNNNNNNNNNNNNNNNNNNNNNNNNNNNNNNNNNNNNNNNNNNNNNNNNNNNNNNNNNNNNNNNNNNNNNNNNNNNNNNNNNNAAATGGAGGAACTCCACAAAGTAGGATATAGAGGATAACTCCTGCGCtccaaacatcaacttcatgCCCATAATTCCGTCGCAGAACCTCCGGAGCCATGTAATATGGACTTCcaacaatttcagaaaatct
The nucleotide sequence above comes from Fragaria vesca subsp. vesca unplaced genomic scaffold, FraVesHawaii_1.0 scf0512988, whole genome shotgun sequence. Encoded proteins:
- the LOC101306001 gene encoding calcium-dependent protein kinase 24-like, with the translated sequence MGSCVCTPAKAGLLHRKHRDQLVKPIPAYVDSPSHHRGSHKVLDKTDGDNIFNKYRLGKELGRGEFGITHQCVDSKTGETFACKMISKSKLKTEIDIEDVRREAEIMKRLPNHPNIVTFKEAYEDKDAVYLVMELCEGGELFDRIVTKGHYTERAAAHVTKTILEVCKVCHENGVIHRDLKPENFLFADSSENAQLKAIDFGLSVIFEPGQRFSEIVGSPYYMAPEVLRRNYGHEVDVWSAGVILYILLCGVPPFXPETEEGIAQAIIRGKIDFQKDTWQKVSEEAKLLVKNMLDPNPYNRLTVEEVLDHPWIRNANEVSDVPLGENVGLRIKQFTLMNKFKKKVLRVVADNLPDEQIEGIRQIFNMMDTDNNGDLTFEELRDGLLKIGHQVTDPDVHMLIDAADVDGSGTLNCDEFVMVSVHLKKISSDELLAQAFSYFDKNNSNYIEFDELKEALLDDQLGPANEQVIQDIIFDVDLDKDGRISYEEFKAMMKTGMDWKMASRQYSRAMLNVLSRKLLKDKSIQVN